A stretch of DNA from Pseudomonas sp. HN11:
GCACGGTCGTAATTCAGTGATCTGACGGTATCGAATCTGGCCATGAATGGATAGATCAAACGCAGGTGCGGCAGTGCGTCCTCGTAGGACACGTGAGCATCCCGGACAGTGGAAATAAGCGCATCTCTGACCTCTGTGTGACGTCGAAGTAGCGGTACTCCGGTGACTCAAGATGGGCCAGGATTGACGGTTCGAAACGGTGCAGGTTGCTCCAACGGATCGCCGCTTCAATCGGGTGGTAATAGGCTTTTATCAACGCAGTCGGTAGTTCTCGCATGATCGATACCTTGCATAAAGAGTGGACTCATCGATGGAATTTTTGGGTGGGCGGCTGTGCTGGTGAGGGAATGCACGAGGCATGCGCCAGCAGCCGTCGTGGCTATCATCCAACGAAACGGAGGCACTTGGGTCGGCAACGTAATGATCAATGTGAGGGCGTATGGATGCCAGCGGTGAGCATTCGCGCCGTAAGCGACAAGGGCACAGGTAGCCTGCCGCTCAATCGGTGTACATCAGTGGTTACAGTTTTTTCGCGGCGTGCGTCGTGACCAGCATGCTGCTCGGGCTTATGCCGCTTCGTCAGGATTGATGCAGCGCGCCGGGCGCTTCAAGGCATAGACGCCAAATACGCGTTTGGTAGAAATGCACGAAGAGGTGATAACCCTGATGGCAGTGCACGTGACGCACATCACGACGCGGGCCTGATATGGATTCCAGTTTGCGCAGCGATGGCTGCTGTGCCAGCGCGGACGCCAAAGGCATGTGGATGCGCAGGCCTTCCACCGCACAGCGCCTGGAAAAGTTGCCGTAGAACCACACCGACACCAGCCGCGAATCCGCCCCAATGCGTGCCATGAACCCGTCCAGACGCCGGGCAGGTCGCCACCAGCCGTCATCCTGCGCGCGTGGCGGGCACCAGCTTGCGCCAAGCGCCG
This window harbors:
- a CDS encoding DUF7256 domain-containing protein, with the translated sequence MSHPATRLDCARLALLRPGDSLEQLQAALGASWCPPRAQDDGWWRPARRLDGFMARIGADSRLVSVWFYGNFSRRCAVEGLRIHMPLASALAQQPSLRKLESISGPRRDVRHVHCHQGYHLFVHFYQTRIWRLCLEAPGALHQS